From Planococcus halocryophilus, the proteins below share one genomic window:
- a CDS encoding NUDIX hydrolase yields the protein MGYVEELRKVVGHRPLILVGTVVVLVDPTGRLLLEERKFPEGLWGLPGGLMELGESTEDTAKREVLEETGLLVEELKLINVYSGPNHFVVAKNGDEYYVVTTAYYSDDYNGELVVDQEESLSFKFFSPEELPGRLVGSHRTVIKEFLEHHYSE from the coding sequence ATGGGCTATGTAGAAGAATTGCGAAAAGTTGTCGGTCACAGACCACTAATATTAGTAGGTACCGTTGTCGTCCTTGTTGATCCAACTGGACGACTATTACTAGAAGAGCGGAAATTTCCAGAAGGTTTATGGGGACTTCCTGGTGGATTGATGGAACTGGGAGAATCTACAGAAGATACAGCAAAGCGAGAAGTTTTAGAGGAAACCGGTCTTCTTGTAGAAGAGTTGAAGTTAATTAATGTTTACTCAGGACCTAATCATTTTGTAGTGGCTAAAAATGGCGATGAGTACTACGTCGTCACAACCGCTTATTATTCAGATGACTACAATGGTGAATTAGTTGTTGATCAAGAAGAATCTTTAAGTTTTAAATTCTTTTCTCCAGAAGAGTTGCCTGGCAGATTAGTCGGCAGTCACCGAACCGTGATTAAAGAATTTCTTGAACATCACTATTCCGAATAG
- a CDS encoding oxidoreductase, with translation MVFLGEYEVDYSGADGLEQLSEKIAIITGANSGIGLEAAKVLASLGLHIVMAVRNIEKGHNARNVILESDSEAQVSVMELDLADLVSVRAFAKNFQSQFDSLSLLINNAGVLGPPYSKTEDGFELQFGSNHLGHFALTGLLLPLLKKTPHSRVVSLSSLAHKGARIDFDNLDGSKGYKAMKFYGQSKLANLLFAQELDKRFKEHGFSTLSVACHPGISATNIFKIGKRDAPQFLKSFMHTILQPPALGALSTVYAATDLQLKGGEYIGPDGKGRRKGYPALDTPDASARNPVVSQKLWDVSEKLTGVKFDFSR, from the coding sequence ATGGTATTTTTAGGTGAGTACGAAGTCGATTATTCAGGAGCTGATGGGTTGGAACAATTATCTGAAAAAATTGCTATTATTACAGGTGCCAATAGCGGTATTGGCTTAGAAGCTGCCAAAGTCCTTGCCAGCCTTGGTCTACATATCGTGATGGCTGTTCGCAATATAGAAAAAGGTCACAATGCCCGTAACGTGATTCTCGAAAGCGATTCAGAAGCACAGGTGTCCGTGATGGAACTAGATTTGGCGGATCTTGTAAGTGTTCGTGCATTTGCAAAGAATTTTCAAAGCCAGTTTGACTCTCTCAGTTTGTTGATCAACAATGCAGGCGTTTTAGGGCCGCCTTATTCGAAAACAGAGGATGGATTTGAACTCCAATTCGGCAGTAACCATCTTGGCCATTTTGCATTGACGGGACTGTTGTTGCCCTTGCTGAAAAAGACACCCCATTCTCGTGTCGTGTCACTTAGCAGTTTAGCCCATAAAGGCGCACGTATTGACTTTGATAACCTGGATGGCTCTAAAGGTTATAAAGCGATGAAGTTTTACGGCCAGAGCAAACTAGCGAATCTATTATTCGCGCAAGAGTTGGATAAGCGCTTTAAGGAGCATGGTTTCTCAACCTTGAGCGTTGCTTGTCATCCTGGTATTTCTGCGACCAATATTTTCAAAATAGGAAAGCGAGATGCACCTCAATTTTTGAAATCGTTTATGCACACGATTTTGCAACCACCGGCACTCGGTGCTTTGTCGACGGTTTATGCAGCGACAGATTTGCAACTCAAAGGCGGCGAATACATCGGGCCAGACGGCAAAGGGCGTAGGAAAGGCTATCCAGCACTTGATACCCCTGACGCATCTGCTCGCAATCCAGTGGTGTCTCAAAAACTTTGGGACGTTTCCGAAAAGTTGACCGGCGTAAAATTCGATTTTTCTCGATAG
- a CDS encoding phosphatase PAP2 family protein has translation MDKNEKLAGLAFLLLLGGLGLASLFIVLFAELAEEVMEKEVGLFDNFVIQIVQASSSATVDTIMFVFTEMGSVWFLTLSSIIILLVLGVKMKDKWGVLFFIIAVGGGSLLTLLLKHLYLRERPSINEEIDAIGYSFPSGHSMGSLIFYGFVIYLVIRTRQQPWIQWPATAVLSLLIITIGTSRIYLGAHFPSDVLAGYIAGLIWLMLNLIALEWIQWHSKSPVPPVRALRQLLGPLYKIIRKKIPFFSK, from the coding sequence ATGGACAAAAATGAAAAACTCGCAGGGCTGGCTTTTCTACTGTTACTTGGCGGATTGGGTCTTGCCTCTCTGTTTATTGTGTTGTTTGCCGAATTGGCTGAAGAAGTGATGGAAAAAGAAGTAGGACTATTTGATAATTTTGTGATCCAGATAGTACAAGCAAGTTCGAGTGCAACAGTGGATACCATCATGTTCGTTTTTACTGAAATGGGATCTGTGTGGTTTTTAACCTTATCGTCCATTATCATTTTACTCGTATTAGGAGTGAAAATGAAAGATAAATGGGGCGTACTGTTTTTTATCATTGCCGTAGGTGGGGGATCTCTTTTAACCTTATTATTGAAGCATTTGTACCTCCGAGAACGTCCAAGTATCAACGAGGAAATAGATGCAATCGGTTATAGTTTTCCTAGCGGTCACTCAATGGGGTCGTTGATTTTTTATGGTTTTGTGATTTACCTAGTTATTCGAACGCGTCAGCAACCATGGATTCAGTGGCCAGCGACCGCTGTTTTGAGTTTACTTATTATTACGATTGGCACAAGTCGAATTTATTTGGGAGCGCATTTTCCAAGTGATGTGTTAGCAGGCTATATTGCCGGTCTCATTTGGTTGATGCTAAACCTAATTGCATTAGAATGGATTCAATGGCATAGCAAAAGTCCAGTGCCACCTGTTCGTGCACTTCGTCAACTACTCGGACCATTATACAAAATAATTCGCAAAAAAATTCCTTTTTTCTCAAAATAA
- a CDS encoding TlpA family protein disulfide reductase, giving the protein MKAWIKIMLLLALLFVVGGCTSTEENAKNLAPSFELVDLEGNQQNLADYAGQKVYVKFWASWCSICLSGMEELNTLAGEENDFAVLTIVSPSSNAEKSSASFAKWFEGFPNAENITVLLDEGGTFFEEYGIIGYPTSVYIGSDGTLVKSQTGHFSNEEIKSTFETVQ; this is encoded by the coding sequence ATGAAAGCGTGGATAAAAATCATGTTACTGCTGGCTTTATTATTCGTAGTGGGTGGATGCACTTCAACTGAAGAAAATGCTAAAAACTTGGCACCCTCTTTTGAATTAGTGGATTTAGAAGGCAATCAGCAAAACCTTGCTGATTATGCAGGGCAAAAAGTGTATGTGAAGTTTTGGGCTTCTTGGTGTTCGATTTGCTTAAGTGGCATGGAGGAATTGAATACGTTAGCCGGTGAAGAAAATGATTTCGCTGTGTTGACGATCGTATCTCCTAGCTCGAATGCAGAAAAAAGCAGCGCGTCGTTTGCAAAATGGTTTGAAGGGTTTCCAAATGCAGAAAATATTACGGTTTTGTTAGATGAAGGTGGTACTTTCTTTGAAGAATATGGCATAATTGGCTATCCCACATCCGTTTATATCGGTTCAGATGGCACATTAGTAAAAAGCCAGACGGGTCACTTTAGTAACGAAGAAATTAAAAGTACGTTTGAGACTGTTCAATAA
- a CDS encoding LTA synthase family protein has product MKFLEYWIYLILSISKIFLFSMYAVTHFSFSFFVLNLASIVVLSSWTLLLNRKKRNLILLVLLFLHSTLLVSDLWYYRYFNDLLSIVLLSDITQMSDVGGGFLTLIEAKDFLFFVDLLFFSLFLFATRHKEETVTQKRKQVFAGAGFVLGLAFVVIPLVMSYSNEEEWLVGEPISNMREYYQLGFWGYHGLDFAQGIGSFFSKESSLTKEDEQRIRKVVPDTPSTVSDSEKPNIIVVQLESFQTSVIDHQVNGQELTPHLNALKKEALFFPSFYHQTHEGRTSDAEFITLTSLYSLKSGSVYTRYAAENEFDALPELLRNAGYDTAAMHAFKKDFWNRDEVYKNIGFNQFFSRPDFPDEQDIGMAVNDEDFLTTSVELAEQLKEPYFAFMVALSSHTPYTIPDNFEELDLTGYEDPLLKGYYETVHYVDGAVGTIIEQLKQKGMWDDSLIVFYGDHDSGLTQEESEMAQELDAKTKMELFELDRQVPLFIKPPNSTEAGTVDSVGGQIDIAPTILDIVGITPSHMLGESLLDETSNLTVFRDGAFRYEDLYFEPDLTSPAGNGSCYEIDSGQKVAIKECSEFIETATEQLYVSDLIIRKNAWQQIKTSE; this is encoded by the coding sequence ATGAAGTTTCTGGAGTATTGGATTTACCTAATCCTATCCATTTCAAAAATATTTTTATTCAGCATGTATGCTGTTACTCATTTTTCATTTAGTTTCTTTGTTCTCAATCTCGCTTCTATTGTGGTCTTATCTAGCTGGACTTTATTATTAAATAGAAAAAAGCGTAATTTGATTTTACTTGTGTTGCTATTTTTGCATAGTACCTTATTAGTCTCAGACTTATGGTATTACCGTTATTTCAATGATTTATTATCTATCGTACTCCTTTCCGATATTACGCAAATGAGTGATGTCGGCGGTGGATTTCTAACATTAATCGAAGCGAAAGACTTTCTCTTTTTTGTCGATTTGCTGTTCTTCTCGTTATTCCTTTTTGCTACTCGCCATAAAGAAGAAACCGTGACACAAAAAAGGAAACAAGTTTTTGCAGGTGCTGGCTTTGTATTAGGACTTGCATTTGTAGTGATTCCGTTAGTCATGAGTTATAGCAATGAAGAAGAGTGGCTTGTCGGTGAGCCAATTTCAAATATGCGTGAATATTATCAGCTTGGATTTTGGGGTTATCACGGATTAGATTTTGCTCAAGGCATTGGTTCTTTTTTCTCCAAAGAGAGTAGTTTAACCAAAGAAGATGAACAACGAATTCGTAAAGTTGTACCCGATACACCATCAACTGTATCTGACTCAGAAAAACCGAATATCATTGTGGTGCAATTAGAATCGTTTCAAACCTCTGTAATTGATCACCAAGTTAACGGACAAGAACTGACACCTCATTTAAATGCCTTGAAAAAAGAAGCGTTATTTTTCCCTTCATTTTATCACCAAACACATGAAGGTCGTACTTCTGACGCAGAATTCATTACGCTGACTTCGCTTTATTCATTAAAGTCAGGATCTGTTTATACGCGCTACGCAGCAGAAAATGAATTTGACGCTTTACCAGAGCTATTGAGAAACGCAGGCTACGATACAGCCGCTATGCATGCATTCAAAAAAGATTTTTGGAACCGGGACGAAGTTTACAAAAATATTGGCTTTAATCAGTTTTTTAGTCGTCCGGATTTTCCTGACGAACAGGATATTGGTATGGCTGTAAACGATGAAGATTTCTTAACTACTTCTGTAGAGCTTGCGGAACAATTAAAAGAGCCTTACTTTGCATTTATGGTAGCCTTATCAAGCCATACACCATATACCATTCCTGATAATTTCGAAGAATTGGATTTGACCGGCTATGAAGACCCATTATTAAAAGGCTATTACGAAACCGTTCATTATGTGGATGGCGCAGTCGGCACTATAATCGAACAATTAAAACAAAAAGGGATGTGGGATGATTCTTTAATCGTTTTTTATGGCGACCACGATAGCGGCCTCACTCAAGAAGAAAGTGAAATGGCACAAGAACTTGATGCTAAAACTAAAATGGAATTATTTGAACTCGACCGCCAAGTACCCCTCTTTATCAAACCACCTAATTCAACAGAAGCTGGAACAGTCGACAGCGTAGGTGGACAAATTGATATTGCACCGACGATTCTAGATATAGTTGGGATTACCCCTTCCCACATGCTAGGAGAGTCTTTACTAGATGAAACCAGCAATTTGACTGTATTTCGGGACGGTGCATTTCGATATGAAGACTTGTATTTCGAACCTGATTTAACTTCACCAGCTGGCAACGGTAGCTGTTATGAAATCGATTCGGGTCAGAAAGTGGCAATTAAAGAATGTAGCGAATTTATTGAGACCGCTACTGAACAACTTTATGTGTCGGATTTGATCATTCGAAAGAATGCATGGCAACAAATTAAAACGAGTGAGTAG
- the nhaC gene encoding Na+/H+ antiporter NhaC, whose translation MKVKQQDIEIPFGLALLPLVVMISVMALTIIVFEGSPHVPLAIGAIVAGFIAWRMGYKWETIEEGAYKGIRLALPAIIIIIVVGMIIASWIGGGIIATMIYYGLQIITPSLFLMTICIICGIVALAIGSSWSTMGTIGVAGMGIGISMGIPAAMVAGAVISGSYFGDKMSPLSDTTNLAAGITSTNLFEHIKHMLYTTVPGLIIALVVYFFLGRQFAGAAIDQENIQGILSSLESNFLISPWLLLVPAIIIVLVAFKVPALPALLIGVFLGFMCQIVVQGGDVGTAVNTLHDGFAIASGNEMVDDLFNRGGIASMMFTVSLTIFAMVLGGILEHTGMLRAIVNQILKVAKSAGSLIAATIVSAFFTNATASEQYISILIPGRMYARAYQDKGLHSKNLSRALEDGGTLTSPFVPWNTCGVFILATLAVHPFAYAPYAVLNYTVPVIGIIMGLIGYKVQFLTKDEVAELKVKEQRMNNENELTESV comes from the coding sequence ATGAAAGTCAAACAACAAGATATCGAAATACCATTTGGATTAGCACTACTTCCATTAGTCGTCATGATTTCCGTTATGGCACTCACCATTATTGTGTTCGAAGGAAGTCCACACGTACCTTTAGCAATAGGAGCAATCGTTGCCGGATTTATTGCTTGGCGTATGGGTTATAAATGGGAAACAATCGAAGAAGGAGCTTATAAAGGAATTCGGCTTGCGCTTCCTGCGATTATCATTATTATCGTAGTTGGGATGATTATTGCTTCATGGATTGGCGGCGGTATCATTGCCACAATGATTTATTACGGGCTACAGATTATTACACCTTCTCTATTTTTAATGACGATCTGTATTATTTGTGGAATTGTTGCACTTGCAATCGGTAGTTCATGGTCTACGATGGGAACAATCGGTGTTGCAGGAATGGGTATTGGCATTAGTATGGGTATTCCAGCTGCGATGGTAGCAGGAGCGGTTATCTCTGGGTCATATTTTGGCGATAAAATGTCACCTTTGTCAGATACGACAAATTTAGCTGCAGGTATTACAAGTACAAACTTATTTGAACATATTAAACATATGCTCTATACGACCGTTCCAGGTTTGATCATAGCATTGGTTGTTTACTTTTTCCTTGGTCGTCAATTTGCCGGGGCGGCGATTGATCAAGAGAATATCCAAGGAATACTATCATCATTGGAGAGCAACTTTTTAATTTCTCCTTGGTTACTGTTAGTACCCGCAATCATTATCGTATTAGTGGCATTTAAAGTGCCAGCATTACCTGCTTTATTAATTGGTGTTTTTCTTGGATTTATGTGCCAAATAGTTGTTCAAGGAGGCGACGTGGGAACTGCGGTTAACACGCTGCACGATGGCTTTGCTATTGCTTCTGGCAATGAAATGGTTGACGATTTGTTTAATCGTGGAGGCATTGCTTCGATGATGTTCACTGTTTCCTTAACTATTTTCGCAATGGTACTTGGAGGGATATTAGAACACACAGGTATGTTGAGAGCGATTGTTAACCAGATTTTGAAAGTAGCAAAATCTGCAGGTAGTTTAATCGCTGCGACAATTGTCTCTGCTTTTTTCACAAATGCAACCGCTTCCGAACAATACATTTCGATCCTGATTCCAGGGAGAATGTATGCAAGAGCTTATCAAGATAAAGGGCTACATTCGAAGAACCTTTCGCGTGCGCTTGAAGATGGAGGAACGTTAACATCTCCGTTTGTCCCATGGAATACATGTGGTGTGTTTATCTTGGCGACTTTAGCTGTTCATCCATTTGCTTATGCTCCGTATGCGGTATTAAATTACACGGTTCCGGTGATTGGTATTATAATGGGGCTAATTGGTTATAAAGTTCAATTTTTAACAAAAGATGAAGTAGCAGAACTGAAAGTAAAAGAACAAAGAATGAATAATGAAAACGAATTAACTGAAAGCGTTTAA
- a CDS encoding GNAT family N-acetyltransferase, whose translation MEKSIRQLQLQDLHHLEKMNTGIEDDYILRVYDRISKGSSRMYGLFFDEQLVSIGGYTIFAKQYVMLGRMRSDLRYRGNNLSTQLMNFIIEQTLTLPNIQWIGANTQHNNVSARRVMDKLGLTELSTLYSAISSDIAHLETGGRAWEKVTDLSKKKAWIEQLYIQTGAIFPYECYYAFPASEKLFTEENFAQWSFFENPQQDRVLITKQDYKREYYLHVIYSWDDLLSQPGLWETISMAQLELSIKVKTNPSIWIDLSAVQVQSLPNNHPFELPSPWLLYGTEQALT comes from the coding sequence ATGGAGAAATCGATTCGACAATTACAATTGCAGGACCTTCATCATTTAGAAAAAATGAACACTGGGATAGAAGATGACTATATCCTCCGCGTTTATGACAGAATATCAAAGGGTTCTAGCCGTATGTACGGACTGTTTTTTGATGAACAACTTGTAAGCATCGGTGGTTATACCATTTTCGCGAAACAGTATGTCATGCTCGGCAGAATGCGCAGTGATTTGCGGTATCGTGGAAATAACCTTTCCACACAATTGATGAACTTCATCATAGAGCAAACCTTAACACTTCCAAATATCCAATGGATTGGTGCAAACACACAGCACAATAATGTATCAGCTCGGCGTGTTATGGATAAACTTGGACTCACAGAACTATCTACACTATATAGCGCGATTTCATCCGACATTGCTCATCTCGAAACTGGCGGAAGGGCTTGGGAAAAAGTGACCGATCTCTCAAAAAAGAAAGCTTGGATTGAGCAACTTTATATCCAAACGGGCGCTATTTTCCCTTATGAATGCTATTATGCATTTCCAGCTTCTGAAAAACTATTTACCGAGGAAAATTTTGCACAATGGTCTTTTTTTGAAAATCCACAACAAGACCGAGTGTTGATCACTAAACAAGATTATAAGCGAGAGTATTACTTACATGTGATTTATTCATGGGATGACCTTTTAAGCCAGCCTGGATTATGGGAAACGATTTCAATGGCTCAACTGGAGTTAAGTATAAAAGTAAAAACGAATCCATCTATTTGGATAGACTTAAGCGCCGTGCAAGTGCAGTCGTTACCAAATAATCATCCTTTTGAGTTGCCTTCACCTTGGCTATTATATGGAACTGAACAAGCTCTGACATAA
- a CDS encoding MEDS domain-containing protein, translating to MEKNIMGIQDKLSKGDHVFYYVEDTDCYIDNAISYIKDGIEHGDQVLFVENERLYPKILERLETLFSEEQLKNVHYINNFTFYWRNGNFHPPTILDYFSTLINPFLVNELSFRTWGHIEWRDDVEIFKNIQEYEVAIEQLVPEMNAISVCAYDASRLSKSLKESLLNCHGFFMTDDKIAPIIK from the coding sequence TTGGAAAAAAATATTATGGGTATTCAAGATAAACTATCTAAGGGTGACCATGTATTTTATTATGTAGAAGATACTGATTGCTATATTGATAATGCGATTTCTTATATTAAAGATGGTATAGAGCATGGAGATCAAGTTCTATTCGTTGAAAATGAACGTCTCTATCCCAAAATATTGGAGCGTCTAGAAACTCTTTTTTCTGAAGAACAGTTAAAGAACGTTCATTATATAAATAATTTCACGTTTTATTGGCGCAATGGAAATTTTCATCCACCGACTATTTTGGATTATTTCTCTACTTTGATTAATCCATTTCTAGTGAACGAGCTGAGCTTCCGAACCTGGGGGCATATAGAGTGGCGAGATGATGTAGAAATCTTCAAAAATATTCAGGAGTATGAGGTTGCTATTGAACAGCTAGTTCCAGAAATGAATGCGATTTCTGTATGTGCTTATGATGCTTCTCGACTATCGAAATCACTTAAAGAATCCTTATTAAACTGTCATGGTTTCTTCATGACGGACGATAAAATCGCTCCTATAATAAAATAG
- a CDS encoding aldehyde dehydrogenase family protein — protein sequence MTKLRNYHFGSIIDGKELDKGERTEIAIHNPYNAEVLGKILYATLQDAENAVTSAHRVYTKTMKKMPINRRAEILRKTADLLESEKEQFAHLLTLEGGKPIKASRLDVAHAAQVLRFVSQAIKSIYEERVTLNQVTGESHLGMVKRVSLGVIAISLPVNYPLTLLLYKMAPAIAAGNTIVLNPTETTVYSTGLLYRLFEKAGMPKGVINIIAGPNQSLVGNLMNHPKVKIVICTKSSVESWKEKDIIKKKKILLDFKTKNPTIIFDEADLDFAINTIVNAGLLHTDRSIMCAQHVFVQKGIYEKFLEELIKKVQTLKIGNPLDDAIDIGPMITLTAAEKAETWIRNMIEKGAIVLVGGSRHHTMMEPTIISGVTADSTVARGITFAPIISVMPFHTKQDVMSYMNVPESVLHAGIFTKNSKGTTRKEEINLAIEEMTTIKLIGNNHL from the coding sequence ATGACTAAACTTAGAAACTATCATTTCGGCTCGATAATCGATGGCAAAGAATTAGATAAAGGCGAGCGTACTGAAATCGCAATCCACAATCCATACAATGCTGAAGTACTTGGAAAGATTTTATACGCGACACTACAAGATGCGGAGAATGCGGTTACTAGCGCACATCGCGTCTATACGAAAACAATGAAGAAGATGCCTATAAATAGACGGGCTGAAATTTTGAGGAAAACAGCGGACTTGCTTGAAAGTGAAAAGGAACAATTTGCGCATCTATTAACTTTAGAAGGAGGCAAGCCTATTAAGGCTAGTCGCCTCGATGTAGCTCATGCTGCTCAAGTGCTACGTTTTGTATCACAAGCTATAAAATCAATCTACGAAGAACGAGTTACATTAAACCAAGTGACTGGAGAAAGTCATCTAGGTATGGTCAAACGGGTGTCGCTTGGCGTAATAGCTATAAGTCTGCCCGTTAACTATCCATTAACATTGCTGTTATATAAAATGGCTCCCGCAATTGCGGCAGGAAACACCATCGTCTTGAATCCCACCGAGACGACCGTCTATTCGACCGGACTGCTTTATCGATTGTTTGAAAAAGCAGGTATGCCAAAAGGGGTTATTAATATTATCGCAGGACCCAATCAAAGTTTAGTAGGGAATTTAATGAATCACCCAAAAGTTAAAATTGTGATATGTACTAAAAGCAGTGTTGAGAGTTGGAAAGAAAAAGACATCATCAAAAAGAAAAAGATTCTGTTGGATTTCAAAACGAAGAACCCAACAATTATCTTTGATGAAGCTGATTTGGATTTTGCGATTAACACCATTGTAAATGCAGGTTTACTACACACGGATCGGTCAATTATGTGTGCGCAGCATGTTTTCGTGCAAAAAGGAATATATGAAAAGTTTCTAGAAGAGCTCATTAAAAAAGTACAAACACTTAAAATAGGAAATCCACTAGATGACGCAATAGATATTGGGCCCATGATTACATTAACAGCTGCAGAAAAAGCAGAAACATGGATTAGGAATATGATTGAAAAAGGAGCGATTGTATTAGTAGGTGGCAGTCGTCATCATACAATGATGGAACCAACCATAATTAGTGGTGTAACAGCAGATAGCACAGTAGCTCGTGGAATTACATTTGCCCCAATTATTAGTGTTATGCCTTTTCATACAAAACAAGACGTGATGTCCTACATGAATGTGCCGGAATCTGTTTTACATGCAGGTATATTTACAAAAAACAGCAAAGGAACGACACGTAAAGAAGAAATCAATCTAGCTATTGAAGAAATGACAACGATAAAGCTGATTGGCAATAATCACTTGTAA
- a CDS encoding VOC family protein yields the protein MIKKLFPYLNFDGNGREAAHFYTEVLGGELISLMTFGDANEGDMDGMPDEAKDLVMNAQIDLKNGDMLMISDVVPGLGMSTFKQGNNISVTLFLDSIEEGRTIFNKLAEGGNILMELQETFWTPLYGSLTDKFGIDWQISVESETT from the coding sequence ATGATTAAAAAATTATTTCCTTACTTAAACTTTGATGGCAATGGCAGAGAAGCCGCCCATTTTTATACGGAAGTGTTAGGTGGAGAGCTAATAAGCCTAATGACGTTCGGTGATGCAAATGAAGGAGATATGGATGGCATGCCAGATGAAGCAAAAGATTTGGTGATGAATGCTCAAATCGATTTGAAAAATGGAGATATGTTGATGATTTCAGATGTAGTACCAGGTCTTGGAATGTCAACATTTAAACAAGGAAACAATATATCCGTAACCTTGTTTTTAGACAGTATTGAAGAAGGGCGAACTATTTTTAATAAGTTGGCTGAAGGTGGTAATATCTTAATGGAGTTGCAGGAAACTTTCTGGACGCCATTATACGGAAGCTTGACTGATAAATTTGGAATCGACTGGCAAATCTCAGTTGAAAGTGAAACAACTTAA